The sequence ATTCGGGAAGGAATGGCGTCCGTGAGATCCTTGTAGGTGCTGATCACGGCAACGCGCGCCAGGTAGAGCGCTTGTCCGGGTAGGTTCGGCAAGCGCTCTTTCGCATCGATCTGACGCCGTCGCTCGGCCAGGATGGATTTGAAATCGGCGAGCGCGCGATCATGGGCAGCGACCGCAGCCGCTTGCTGGGACGTAAGCCCAGTCTGCCCGAAGGCGGGTGCCATGACGAGCAAGGCGAGCACCGCAAATGCTGCGGCGGCAAGGCGTCTCAATCCCATGGCCGGTTCCCATCGATTCGCTGGCCTGGGAGATCGTAAACATCGAAGCCGCAGGCTGGCGAGATGCAAATCCCGTTCAGCCGCGATCTCCTCACGCTGCCCGGTAGTCCGGCGCGGTCGCCAGGAACTTGGCATAGGCGTCCGCGTCGGGCGGTGCGAAGCGCCCGGCAAGCCCGCCGCGCTTCTGGTTCTTCGCGCCGATGTCGGCCATCAGCTCGTCGAAATGGCGGTAGTGGTAGGGCGCAACGCACAGTCCGCCATAGACGCCCGCGGCCGGCCGTTCGACGCGCTTGAAGTGCAGCATCATCTCGATGTTGTCGCGCATCTGCTGCGCCGTCGGCTGATTGGCGAGCCGGCCGTCGGCATAGCGTACCAGCCAGTTGGCGGCGAGGTCGGCGCAGAGCACGGTGCAGAACGACGAGTTGAAGCCGACGAAGCCAAGCTCGGGCAGATCGGGGTTGGCGATCAGACGATAGAGCCGGTACTGGCCGTCGGCATCGACCAGCTTCTGCTGGTAGGCCGCAGGCAGGAACGGCACGCCGAGCTTGTAGCCGATCGCGAGCACAGCGACGTCCGCCTTGATGCGCTCGCCACCGCTCATCACGATGCTGTCGCCGTCATAACGATCGAACGTGCCGAACACCGCCTTGATGCGGCCGTCGGCGACCATCGGATAGAAGCCCGGCGTTGCGATCGGCACCGAGCAGTTGACGCCGTCCTCGATCCGCTCCTTCGGCACCATGTTGCAGCGGCCAAGCTTGAGTTGCGTCTTCAGCAGGCTCTCCAGCCCGCGCCAGTTCGCCCAGACCAGCGGTGCGGCCAGGCGATGCGCGAGCCGCGCCATCGGGCCGATGCCCCAGCCCGGAAACATCTCTTCCTGCGCGCGGATGTAGAGGATGCGCTTGAAGTTCACGAGCCCGCCGATGAAGTAGGGGATGCGCCAGACCGGCTCGCGCATCACGATCGTCACCTCGCGTGCGCCCGCCTTCACCGCGTTGACCGCGATGTCGGTCGCCGATTTCGAGCCGCCGAGGACGACGACGCGGCGCCCGTTCGCCAGGGCGCCATCGTTGTATGTCGACGAATGCAGGATCTGGCCTCCCCGGGCCAGAAAGCCGTCCTCGCCGGGGCAATGCAGCTCGCGCGGCTCGTTGAACTGGCCGGTGCAGACCGCGACGAAATCGAAGTCCTCGTTCGTGGTCGCGCCGTCCTTGCCGGTCAGCGCGAGCGTCCAGCCCGGCTTGCCGTCGGCGCGGCGCGCCATGCCCGCGACGGACGTATTGAAACGCAGCATGCGGTCGAGGCCAAAACTCTTGGCGTAATCGGCGAGGTAGGCATGGACCTGCGGCCCGGTCGGCCATTCCGGATAGGCATCGGGCATGGCGCGGTCGGTGTAGCGGTAGAGCTCCTTCGGGCTCTGTGTCTGCACGTCCGGATAGGAGCGAGCCGGCTCCCAGACGCCGCCGAGATCGCCGCTGCGCTCGACGATGGTGACGCGGTGGCCGCGGGCGGAGAACGCCTTGGCGGCAGCAAGGCCGGAGACGCCGCCGCCGATTACGCAGACATGTTTTGGGTTGACCATGGGGTTGCTCGCAATCGAGATGTTTCGCGCGCAAGCAGCGACGTTCGACCGCAAGGCGCGGCCGACCGAGCTGCCAACGGGTGAAGGTAGACGAAGAGGCCGGACGCCTACTCGTTGGCCTCTGGCGGCAGGAAATCGACCTCGTGCAGTGCCGAGATGCGCACCACTTCGGCAGGGTCGGTCAGATTGTGGAGCTGGTTGAACAGCGCCTCCAGCTTCTGCATCGGCGAGACCCAGAACAGCGCGCGGCACGGCTTGTCGGACTTGTTGAAATAGCCGTGCGGGATGCCGCGGGGCATGCGCACGAGATCGCCGGCATGGGCCTTGACCCATTTGCCGTCGAGCTTGAGGTCGAGCGTGCCCTCCTGCACCAGGATGAACTCGTCCTGGGTCGGGTGGATGTGCACCGGCACGAACTGGCCGGGATCGCTGTTGGTCTCGAATGCGAAGGTGGAATCGGTGACGGCCTTGGGAAAATAGACCTGGCCCAGGATATTCCAGGTCTTGCCGCCATAGCCCGTGCCGTTCGCGGTAATGCCCTTTTCGAGTGCAGTCATGCGCGCCTCCTCGTGGATTCCGGCGAGGACGGAGCATCGGCCCGGGACGGGTCCCTGTCTATCCGCTAAACGAATCCGCACCGCGCTATTGCCATGCAACAAGACGATTTTGCGGGCGCGGCCCTTTTCGCGTCGTGCGAACTATTATAGGCTTAAAGCAATTCCGTGACGCGAAGCGTGGTCGACGATGTCCGCAGCCGTGCTGGAAATGAGCGCGAGGGTCCCCGCCGCCGAACGGCTCGCGGCCTTTGCCCGCGTCACGACCGATGATGTCGACGAGGCGGCCGAAGCAATCGGGCGCATCTTCTGCCCGCATGATCTCAAGCCGACACAAGCGCGCGCGGACGGCTTCTCGGCGCGGCACAATTGCGCGGCATTCGCAGGCTTTTCCATCAACTACGTCGCCTATGGCGGATCGGTCAGCATCGACCCCGGCTGTCTCGATCGCTTCTTCCTGGTCCAGGTCCCGCTCGCAGGCAGCGCCCGCATTCGTGCCGGGGCCCGCGAGCTCGATGCCGCGCCGGAACGGACGGCCTCGCTGCTGTCGCCGACGATCCCGACCCGGATGATGTGGCGCGATTGTGCGCAGGCGATCCTGCTGCTCGATCGCCGCATGGTCGAGCAGCGCGCCGCGGCGCTGTCGGGCAGGGCGGCAGGCAGAGTCGAATTCGATCCGGTGATCGATTTGGACGCGCCGTCCGGGCGAGCGTTGCGGGCGCGTATTGCCGAGCTGATGACGCTCGCCGAGCGCGTTGGTCCTTCCGGCAGACTATCACCGCTTGCGATGGCCGACTGGCGCGAGGCGTTGCTCGATCACCTCCTCAACGGCCAGCGCCACGGCCTGTCGGATGCGATTCAAATGTTCGCAGGTCGAGCCGAGCGTCTGCCGCGCGCGCTCCGCGCCGCGCGTGACCATCTCGCGGACAATGCGGGCGAGCCGCTCGACCTCGCGCAGCTCGCCTGCGCCGCCGGCATCGGCATCCGCGCGCTCCAGCTCGGCTTCCGCCGTCACTTCGGCGTGTCGATCTCGCAGATGCTGCTGGATATGCGCCTCGCCGCTCTGAATGCCCGCCTTGCAAAAGCTGCGCCCGATGCCTCCATCACCGAGATCGCCTTCGATCTCGGCTTCACCCATCTCGGCCGCATGGCCGGCGCCTATCGCGACAAGTTCAGCGAAACCCCCTCGGCGACGCTGCGGCGCAGGATGAGTTGAGGCGGAAGACCTTCTAGCGCGGCTACGTCGTCACCATCCAGGGGCAGATCCTGGATGGCGCCTGGCCACGTGGTGCAGGTGTGAGGCGAGAAGTGATCGGCCTGACCTGCGAGCTTCGCGCGTCCTCCGGAAATCGTGACCGGGTGCAGCGTCAGGAAAAAGTGGTATGTGAACCGCTTCATACTCGATCACTCTCTTTCTGAACTACCACTCCCGCAAGAAATTGCCCCACCCGGATCTAATTGACGAACGCGGGTGAGATGCAATGCCTGCGCAGCCGCGTGCTCGCAGCTTTGGATTGGCTCCTCGTCTTGCTCACGAGCAAGCCAGCCCATCACTCAGCACAGCTTTTTCAGAAATTGGAATCAAGGGCATCGAGAAACGCGTCCTGGCAGCTCTATTCGAGAGCGGCCGGCTGCTACTTGCTCAGGAGGAGCCCCCAATGAAGATAAGCAGCGCAACTTCCAACATCTTTTCCTTAGCAAGGCGCCTCGGCAGTATTCGGATCGCCCGTTCCAGTCTGATCAAGTCGGCACATATCCTTGAAAGAATTGGACTGGGAGCCGTTGGGGCCTCTTGCGGCCTCTATGTGGGTGCGACCCTGCTGCGCCAGAAAGGTGGGCTGTTTGAAAGCGGCTGGATTGTGCTGATAACAATGGTCTATGGAGCTCTGAGCTATTATGTCGGTATTGATTTGTCCGGCAAAGTCGCACGGAATTCGTCATCGAGCATCTCGGAAGAATGGAACGGCTCCGAGCCGGCTGAGATCATGAGTGCGGCCGGAACCTTCGGCGCGGCCATTGCGGCTACTCTGTCCGTCAGCATCCTTGTCCTTGATCAAAACCTGCCCAACGGCCTGATAGGCTTTGTTGCCGGCTGTTGGGTGGTGGGTTCTTCGCTTCAAGTTGCGGCGGGCACGATGGCTCGCAACAACGATGCACCCACGAACGAGCAATGAAGGAAGCACGCTCACGTGAGCACAAGCCACCGTGCAGATTCGGCTTCGGGTCCGGAGTGCGCAATGTCGACTCATCGCAACCCCAGCCGTCCAACGTTGCGCGTCTGCGATGTTTGGTAGTGCAGTCGTTCGCATCGATAAGTGTTCTGGTGCGAACCGTGCCGGTACCTAGTAACCTAAGTTTTCACACAACAGACAAGACGTGCCATCGTGGTGATGTTGAGATACTGTTTCCGCGCGGCCGTGGTCCAACATTCTGCTAACCGCTAGCCACAAGATCGGTGGAGCCATGCAGATTGCGGAGTGGCTCGAGAAGTTGGGGCTTGGACAATACGCCGAGCGTTTTGCCCAAAATGGGATCGACGTGGGCGTCCTCCCCGAACTGATGGACGAGGACTTTGACAAGCTCGGAGTCTTGCTCGGTCATCGCCGCAAAATGCTGCGTGCCATCGCCAACCTCGATCCGGCCGCGTTGATCGCATCGTCGGCGCCCGCTCATGACGCCGAGCGGCGCCACCTCACCGTCATGTTTTGCGATTTGGTCGGCTCGACCGCGCTCTCGGCGCGGCTCGATCCCGAGGATATGTGGGAGGTGATCCGGGCCTACCGCGCTGCCTGCGCGAGCGTTGTTACTGCCTATGATGGCAGGATAGCTCGGTTCGTCGGTGACGGAATACTCGTCTATTTTGGTTATCCCCGTGCCCACGAAGACGATGCGGAACGCGCGGTGCTCGCGGGCCTGGATATTATCGCGGCGATTCGCCAGCTCAAGACGGGCGCCGGCGAACGGGCTGAACTGCGGATCGCAATCGCGACCGGACTTGTGGTGGTCGGCGACCTCATCAGTGGAGATGCGTCTGAGGAGCACGCAACCATCGGCGATACACCAAATCTCGCTGCTCGCCTCCAGAGCTTGGCGGAACCGGGGGTCGTCGTCGTTGCTTCGTCGACGCGCCGGCTGCTTGGCGATCTCTTCACTCTTCGCAATCTCGGTCGCCGGGAGGTCAAGGGAATAGCAGAACCCATCGCAGTCTGGGCGGTGGAAGGTGCGACCGCATCCGAAAGCCGCTTCGAGGCAGTCCGCGCCGCGCGCTCGATCGGCTTTGTCGGCCGCAAGAACGAGATCGAATTTATCCTCTCGCGCCAACGGGAGGCATGGCAGGGCCAGGGGCAGATGGTATTGATTTCTGGTGAAGCGGGCATCGGCAAGTCGCGGATAGTCGCAACGCTCTCTGAAAGCCCCGCATTGGGGGCGCACCGCCGGGTGCGATATCAGTGTTCGCCTTACCATACCAACAGTGCGCTTCATCC comes from Bradyrhizobium sp. CCGE-LA001 and encodes:
- a CDS encoding flavin-containing monooxygenase — protein: MVNPKHVCVIGGGVSGLAAAKAFSARGHRVTIVERSGDLGGVWEPARSYPDVQTQSPKELYRYTDRAMPDAYPEWPTGPQVHAYLADYAKSFGLDRMLRFNTSVAGMARRADGKPGWTLALTGKDGATTNEDFDFVAVCTGQFNEPRELHCPGEDGFLARGGQILHSSTYNDGALANGRRVVVLGGSKSATDIAVNAVKAGAREVTIVMREPVWRIPYFIGGLVNFKRILYIRAQEEMFPGWGIGPMARLAHRLAAPLVWANWRGLESLLKTQLKLGRCNMVPKERIEDGVNCSVPIATPGFYPMVADGRIKAVFGTFDRYDGDSIVMSGGERIKADVAVLAIGYKLGVPFLPAAYQQKLVDADGQYRLYRLIANPDLPELGFVGFNSSFCTVLCADLAANWLVRYADGRLANQPTAQQMRDNIEMMLHFKRVERPAAGVYGGLCVAPYHYRHFDELMADIGAKNQKRGGLAGRFAPPDADAYAKFLATAPDYRAA
- a CDS encoding cupin domain-containing protein, yielding MTALEKGITANGTGYGGKTWNILGQVYFPKAVTDSTFAFETNSDPGQFVPVHIHPTQDEFILVQEGTLDLKLDGKWVKAHAGDLVRMPRGIPHGYFNKSDKPCRALFWVSPMQKLEALFNQLHNLTDPAEVVRISALHEVDFLPPEANE
- a CDS encoding AraC family transcriptional regulator; translation: MSAAVLEMSARVPAAERLAAFARVTTDDVDEAAEAIGRIFCPHDLKPTQARADGFSARHNCAAFAGFSINYVAYGGSVSIDPGCLDRFFLVQVPLAGSARIRAGARELDAAPERTASLLSPTIPTRMMWRDCAQAILLLDRRMVEQRAAALSGRAAGRVEFDPVIDLDAPSGRALRARIAELMTLAERVGPSGRLSPLAMADWREALLDHLLNGQRHGLSDAIQMFAGRAERLPRALRAARDHLADNAGEPLDLAQLACAAGIGIRALQLGFRRHFGVSISQMLLDMRLAALNARLAKAAPDASITEIAFDLGFTHLGRMAGAYRDKFSETPSATLRRRMS